In Vanessa tameamea isolate UH-Manoa-2023 chromosome 25, ilVanTame1 primary haplotype, whole genome shotgun sequence, a single window of DNA contains:
- the LOC113401814 gene encoding dual specificity protein phosphatase 23-like, with protein MAKVSRNKCNILQKQSSVPSFTYRASVKTLKPRQMVKSESNCRCEKCLSKKDEMEDETYHVYTRMEDITEQDDKNLAGARKEIRNDLTVIIPENPFPEIEVDAYPPLKFSWVIPKKLAAMAFPRHVENLKFLVNQGITHLVTLTAGKKPPVNDIARLRWTEIPVEEFEAPTVEQITKFIDVCKRSDKNGEVVGIHCRQGRGRCAVMLACYLVHFHRFLPDQAMNVIRMIRPGSLDFEEQEEAVGKYFENLTENNPLRFGVSGDVMDEFIEIARDTTKNALL; from the exons ATGGCCAAGGTCTCCAGAAATAAATGTAACATCCTCCAGAAACAGAGCTCAGTGCCAAGTTTTACTTATCGAGCGTCAGTCAAAACACTAAAACCGCGCCAGATGGTCAAGAGTGAAAGTAATTGTCGATGCGAAAAGTGTCTAT CGAAAAAAGACGAAATGGAGGACGAAACATACCACGTGTACACACGCATGGAAGATATCACCGAACAGGATGATAAAAACTTAGCCGGAGCAAGAAAGGAGATTCGGAACGATTTGACTGTTATCATACCTGAAAATCCGTTTCCGGAAATAGAAGTCGATGCTTACCCGCCATTAAAATTTTCGTGGGTTATTCCAAAAAAATTAGCAGCTATGGCTTTTCCTAGGCatgtagaaaatttaaaatttttggtcAATCAAGGTATAACGCATCTGGTAACACTGACAGCAGGTAAGAAGCCTCCAGTGAACGACATCGCGAGATTGAGATGGACTGAAATACCCGTAGAGGAATTCGAAGCACCGACAGTGGAACAAATTACAAAGTTTATTGATGTTTGTAAAAGGTCCGACAAGAATGGTGAG GTAGTGGGTATTCACTGCCGCCAAGGTCGAGGTAGGTGCGCGGTGATGCTGGCGTGTTATCTTGTACATTTCCACCGGTTCCTACCGGATCAAGCTATGAACGTCATAAGAATGATACGGccag GTTCATTGGACTTCGAAGAGCAAGAAGAAGCGGTTGGCAAATATTTCGAAAATCTAACAGAGAATAACCCTCTCAGATTTGGCGTCAGCGGTGACGTCATGGACGAGTTCATAGAAATTGCACGAGACACAACTAAAAATgcgcttttataa
- the LOC113401803 gene encoding phosphatidylglycerophosphatase and protein-tyrosine phosphatase 1-like: MSTIRNRTNVKLAKLFYKYAVRTDHEEETKDEDNESIEADEDSYPPFNFSWFIENKIAAMGCPQKVANLNYLADVGITHIITLSPERIPPLMFCKRRLKCTKIPIKEFGAPTMKQIIKFIELCKKAEITGEIIGVHCLNGHARTGTMLACYLVFFKNMTPERALLTVRVKRPGSCEAYAQEMVCHYHDCIRGTITKPDYRLVDDKLYFDFSMKHSYPDEESLTNLSDEIPFVKVETFKDKLYKDAEFIKKVDKVEAEKKKRMKTMVINHKIYF, encoded by the exons ATGAGTACTATTAGGAACAGAACCAATGTAAAGTTAGCGAAACTTTTTTACAAATACGCTGTAAGAACCGATCACGAAGAAGAAACAAAAGATGAGGATAATGAATCCATAGAGGCAGACGAGGACTCGTATCCGCCTTTTAATTTTTCATGGTTCATCGAAAACAAGATCGCGGCCATGGGCTGTCCACAGAAAGTTgccaacttaaattatttagcaGATGTTGGAATTACTCACATAATCACCTTGTCGCCCGAACGTATTCCACCTCTAATGTTTTGTAAACGAAGATTGAAGTGTACGAAAATTCCGATCAAAGAGTTTGGTGCGCCGACCAtgaaacagattataaaatttattgaacttTGTAAAAAGGCCGAAATTACAGGAGAG attattgGCGTCCACTGTCTAAACGGCCATGCTCGTACTGGTACGATGCTGGCCTGCTATCTCGTTTTCTTCAAGAACATGACGCCAGAACGCGCTTTACTTACAGTACGGGTAAAACGACCAG GCTCCTGCGAGGCTTATGCTCAAGAGATGGTCTGTCATTACCACGATTGCATCCGGGGTACAATTACGAAGCCAGACTATCGCCTCGTCGATGATAAGCTATATTTCGACTTCTCAATGAAACACTCATATCCGGATGAAGAATCACTCACAAATTTGAGCGATGAAATACCTTTTGTTAAAGTAGAAACTTTCAAAGACAAACTTTATAAAGACGCTGAATTCATTAAAAAGGTCGATAAAGTTGAGGCGGAGAAAAAGAAAAGAATGAAAACAATGGTCATCAatcataagatttatttttaa